Proteins encoded within one genomic window of Apis mellifera strain DH4 linkage group LG1, Amel_HAv3.1, whole genome shotgun sequence:
- the LOC113219225 gene encoding uncharacterized protein LOC113219225 — translation MNPEGFINMANNMDKDKYAQFIQRRLQSMQSRNRNWKMSYNIVKTAQKKVVLQHKSNILLYSYKSKLKGACPVQIQALKEHIQKDLEPKYDESKSIDIDFDEEEKEEDLDVHPSELTVELPKLKTWDMYKKLVEESRLRPKVKCIPEQPVIDVSTLSKVYFKYQYIHQIFTLL, via the exons atGAATCCTGAAGGTTTTATCAATATGGCCAATAATATGGACAAAGATAAATATGCacaatttattcaaagaagACTTCAAAGCATGCAATCCAGGAATCGTAATTGGAAAATGTCGtataatatcgttaaaacTGCTCAGAAAAAAGTAGTTCTACaacataaatcaaatattttactttat tcttataaaagtaaattaaaaggTGCTTGTCCAGTTCAAATACAAGCATTGAAAGAACACATTCAAAAGGATTTGGAGCCTAAATACGATGAATCAAAGTCTAtagatattgattttgatgaagaagagaaagaagaagacctag acgTTCATCCCAGCGAATTAACAGTAGAATtaccaaaattaaaaacatggGATATGTACAAAAAATTGGTAGAAGAATCACGATTAAGACCAAAAGTAAAATGTATTCCTGAACAACCAGTAATAGATGTCTCAACCTTATCAaaagtttatttcaaataccagtatattcatcaaatatttactttactttaa
- the LOC100577425 gene encoding uncharacterized protein LOC100577425 — protein sequence MKLCVCPEKGEILAGNTQKMEIIITPIKEGVVQSLFIPCFVGNLHKIIILGIECFIEPLYVTFYFPLNDKMSLELNNNFVKVEWRTDSFKFAFDMAEKSKKYMKILNKYKNREEREIMNMDLDQGEILKDASTDPLIQETIEESNEYFPNTSEINNFQTSNLRVQIDNNYSQNTISSGNIIPFHQRYLPLITQPIVIEFLNLPLRTVRKKTFIIKNETSIPTNFWLSIKNFYPIRCVCEWKSKKDLIKSIYKRVFGQKKGLVEETLYKAKQSGSGIVIYVDPLNSDIGPFKAISVDIYVFADTWGIYMDELEINIIGLPKYTIGICVQVVGSPITLSISDRNEFNIPVIKYGIEAIGMRLNERKILLTNTSVIPIAINWHTFLVKPIIKKMPFNILFSIQTPFTDKLAAQLRLNNKKTESEIHLEEHTNFSSSKNLNTCDSFEINDITDSTTSSYMESSFITSSGISNSEILINKHSKNKCDNLKCNHNHKHDCKICLKNSKRNDIELKILILPYYGLINTKICKVKRYLKIKYFLNMIKDFYILIYVSRLLQKKCSFHPKVVCL from the exons atgaaactttgtGTATGTCctgaaaaaggagaaatattGGCTGGAAATACCCAAAAAATGGAGATAATTATTACGCCTATAAAAGAG GGGGTCGtacaatcattatttataccaTGTTTTGTaggaaatttacataaaataataatattaggaaTTGAATGTTTTATTGAACCGCTTTATGTGacgttttattttcctttaaatgACAAAATgtcattagaattaaataataattttgttaaagtcGAATGGCGGACAGACAGTTTTAAATTCGCTTTTGATATGgcagaaaaatctaaaaaatatatg aaaatattaaacaagtaTAAAAACCGAGAAGAAcgagaaataatgaatatggATTTAGATCAAGGAGAGATTCTTAAAGATGCTTCAACAGATCCTTTGATACAAGAAACGATTGAAGAATCAAACGAATATTTTCCGAATACTTctgaaatcaataattttcaa acAAGCAATTTGAGAGtacaaattgataataattattcacaaaatacaatttcttctgGAAATATCATACCATTTCATCAAAGATATCTTCCATTAATTACACAACCTAttgtaatagaatttttaaatttaccatTGAGAACAg tgcgaaagaaaacttttataataaaaaatgaaacttcaATTCCAACTAATTTTTGGCTtagtataaagaatttttatcctatcAGATGTGTATGTGAAtggaaatcaaaaaaagatctaattaaatctatttataagcGAGTGTTTGGTCAAAAAAAAGGATTAGTAG aagaaacattatataaagcaAAACAATCTGGATCAGGTATAGTAATTTATGTCGATCCTTTAAATTCAGATATTGGTCCTTTCAAAGCCATATCTGTAGATATTTATGTTTTCGCTGATACATGGGGTATTTATATGgatgaattagaaataaatattattggttTACCAAAGTATACCATAGGAATATGTGTACAAGTTGTTGGATCACCAATTACATTATCAATTTCTgatagaaatgaatttaatatacctGTCatcaa atATGGAATTGAAGCTATAGGTATGCGTTTaaatgagagaaaaatattattgacaaATACAAGTGTAATACCTATAGCTATTAATTGGCATACATTTTTAGTTAaaccaattataaaaaaaatgccttttaatatactatttaGCATACAGACTCCATTTACTGACAAATTAGCAGCacaattaagattaaataataaaaaaactgaGAGTGAAATACACTTAGAAGaacatacaaatttttcttcatcaaagaatttaaatacatgtgattcttttgaaattaatgatataactGACTCTACAACATCTagttatat ggAATCCTCATTTATAACTTCATCTGGAATATCTAACAgtgaaattctaataaataagcattccaaaaataaatgtgaCAATTTAAAGTgtaatcataatcataaacatgattgtaaaatttgtCTCAAAAACTCAAAGAGAAATgacattgaattaaaaattttaatacttccTTATTAtggtttaattaatacaaaaatttgcaaagtaaaaagatatttaaaaataaaatattttttgaatatgataaaagatttttacattttaatttacgtTTCAAGGTTACTCCAAAAGAAATGTTCATTTCACCCAAAAGTAGTGTGTCTCTAA